The Fusobacterium varium genome contains the following window.
TTAAGTTCATCTAAAGACATCTCTACTACATCGTTATCATTAAAACTCCAATGTGTAACAGGCACTGTGGAATAAGGTTGTGCGTCCTCGTTTGCTGCTATTGCATTACCAAGTAAAGCCAAATCTTTTTCACGACATTTTTGCTGATGTCCATTAAAATCAAATCCTATTTCCAATATTTCAGCTTTATAAGTGTTAATTTTATTAAAATAATATTCTTTTAACTCTTCATCAGTTGCTCCATCTTCCCAAGTTTTAAGTTCTTTATTCCATTTAGGAACTACTAAATCAATAGGCATAACAACTGATTTTATCTCTTC
Protein-coding sequences here:
- a CDS encoding DUF4376 domain-containing protein produces the protein EEIKSVVMPIDLVVPKWNKELKTWEDGATDEELKEYYFNKINTYKAEILEIGFDFNGHQQKCREKDLALLGNAIAANEDAQPYSTVPVTHWSFNDNDVVEMSLDELKKLRIDGATFVQAIFTVEAQLKASSPNVKLNKQDFISKINEISDVKCFNEVM